In Amblyraja radiata isolate CabotCenter1 chromosome 28, sAmbRad1.1.pri, whole genome shotgun sequence, one DNA window encodes the following:
- the hspb1 gene encoding heat shock protein beta-1 yields the protein MSERRIPFSFLRSPSWDPFRDWHYPSRLFDQSFGMPALGSDWGADWQGMWPGYLRPFPAVGARAPAATPVAETPAPTAVAVLSRQQSTGISEIKVTSDKWRVNLDVNQFAPEEITVKTKDGYVEIDGKHEERQDEHGFISRCFTRKYLLPQGIDPGIVSSALSPTGVLTVEASMVKPALQSSEVTIPITYETKAEIGVQDSKKTNEATKK from the exons ATGTCCGAGCGGCGGATTCCCTTCAGCTTCttgcgcagccccagctgggacccTTTCCGGGACTGGCACTACCCCAGCCGGCTTTTCGACCAGTCCTTCGGCATGCCGGCTTTGGGCAGCGACTGGGGCGCGGACTGGCAGGGCATGTGGCCGGGTTACCTGCGTCCCTTCCCTGCAGTTGGAGCCAGGGCCCCGGCGGCAACACCGGTGGCGGAGACCCCAGCGCCCACCGCCGTTGCTGTTCTCAGTCGCCAGCAGAGCACCGGCATCTCGGAAATCAAGGTCACCTCGGACAAGTGGAGGGTCAACTTGGATGTCAACCAATTCGCTCCCGAGGAGATTACTGTCAAAACCAAGGATGGATATGTGGAGATTGACG GCAAACATGAGGAGAGACAAGATGAACATGGCTTCATTTCAAGATGTTTTACTCGAAAATATCT CCTCCCTCAAGGCATCGACCCTGGTATAGTTTCTTCAGCACTGTCACCCACTGGTGTGCTAACGGTCGAAGCATCAATGGTCAAACCAGCTCTGCAGTCTTCTGAGGTCACCATCCCTATTACCTATGAGACTAAAGCTGAGATTGGAGTGCAGGATTCAAAGAAGACAAATGAAGCAACAAAGAAGTGA